A part of Cervus elaphus chromosome 11, mCerEla1.1, whole genome shotgun sequence genomic DNA contains:
- the STKLD1 gene encoding LOW QUALITY PROTEIN: serine/threonine kinase-like domain-containing protein STKLD1 (The sequence of the model RefSeq protein was modified relative to this genomic sequence to represent the inferred CDS: substituted 1 base at 1 genomic stop codon) yields MGYPRVGDGRTPDADHTAHAQSGVRLRLGPEVHPSAPQRDREAESSPQDPMEKYQILDWLNPGALGVNLVVEETKTKAKRMIKQVECIDEHQANEALEELMPLLKLQHAHISIYQELFITWNSEISSLFLCLVMEYHKESFQNVIEKNRAAKTAMDSEWLQNMLGQVLDALDYLHHLDLIHRNLKPSNIALVSNDHCKLQDLSSNTLMTDKAKWNVRAEEDPFQKSWMAPEALSFSFSQKSDIWSLGCIILDMASCSFLDMLEAMHLRKNIRSSPDSLSGVLRTMEERKVPDAETFQSLLPLMLQADPGERVTVRDVIHLTFVRSNFRSSSIALVLHRQVVPEFIIDMLLDSNVASTFEVMQNFSSRPEVQHRALKRLLRMTDDQLGLPWPAELVDVLLTTMKRHQRMLDIQLCACGLLLRTLGQALAQDPGATVANTSTVTPVLLSVLQSYPAEEQLLVMVYSLLTIVASQGGXLPTDELQRAGLFEDILQRLDSLPRNRDICIHGLSLLWALLADAVIVNKAPLERAPALVAEVLATFPQDAEMAEAGCSVLWLLSLLGCIQEQECAEVADLLLRSVQLCQDRVLLLNNAYRGLASLAKVSELAALQVVMPRESGSGLDLILETYQLHRDDPEVVESMCLLLAHLAAYKEILSELACSSIQPLVVEIHGRFTSSLELVSYAASVLRRLEAAAQSSFEGSR; encoded by the exons ATGGGTTACCCCCGAGTGGGGGATGGGCGCACACCGGACGCGGACCACACTGCGCATGCTCAGTCCGGGGTCCGACTGCGGCTTGGGCCAGAGGTGCACCCCAGCGCCCCgcagagggacagggaggccgaGTCTTCCCCTCAAGACCCTATGGAAAAGTACCAG ATCTTGGACTGGCTGAATCCTGGGGCTTTGGGGGTGAACCTGGTGGTAGAGGAgacaaaaaccaaagcaaaacgCATGATAAAGCAG GTGGAGTGCATTGATGAGCATCAGGCCAACgaggccctggaggag CTGATGCCGCTGCTGAAGCTTCAGCATGCCCATATCTCCATCTACCAGGAGCTCTTCATCACGTGGAACAGTGAG ATctcctctctgttcctctgcctggTGATGGAGTACCACAAGGAAAGCTTCCAGAATGTCATTGAGAAGAACAGGGCGGCAAAGACAGCCATGGACTCCGAG TGGCTGCAGAACATGCTGGGCCAGGTGCTGGACGCGCTGGATTACCTGCACCACTTGGATCTCATCCACAG GAACCTCAAGCCCTCCAACATTGCCCTCGTCAGCAACGACCACTGCAAACTGCAGGATCTGAGCTCCAACACGCTCATGACCGACAAGGCCAAGTGGAACGTCCGGGCGGAGGAAG ACCCCTTCCAGAAGTCCTGGATGGCCCCCGAAGCCCTCAGCTTCTCCTTCAGCCAGAAATCCGACATCTGGTCCCTGGGCTGCATCATCTTGGACATGGCCAGCTGCTCCTTCCTGGAC ATGCTGGAGGCCATGCACCTGCGGAAGAACATCCGGAGCTCCCCCGACAGCCTGAGCGGTGTCCTGAGGACCATGGAGGAGAGGAAGGTCCCCGACGCGGAAACCTTCCAGTCCCTCTTGCCTCTGATGCTCCAGGCCGACCCGGGGGAGCGAGTCACCGTCAG gGATGTGATTCACTTGACCTTCGTGCGCAGCAACTTCCGGTCCTCCAGCATCGCCCTGGTGCTGCACCGGCAGGTGGTGCCTGAGTTCATCATCGACATGCTGCTCGACAGCAACGTGGCCAGCACCTTCG AGGTCATGCAGAACTTCTCCAGCCGCCCCGAAGTCCAGCACAGGGCCCTGAAGAGGCTCCTGAGGATGACTGATGACCAGCTGG GTCTGCCGTGGCCGGCGGAGCTGGTGGACGTGTTGCTCACCACCATGAAGCGGCACCAGAGGATGCTGGACATACAGCTGTGTGCCTGCGGCCTGCTGCTGCGGACCCTGGGCCAAG CGCTGGCCCAGGACCCGGGGGCCACAGTAGCGAACACCAGCACCGTCACCCCCGTGCTGCTGAGTGTCCTGCAGAGCTACCCCGCAGAGGAGCAGCTCCTGGTCATGGTCTACAGCCTGCTCACCATCGTGGCCAGCCAAGGTGGGT GACTGCCCACAGACGAGCTGCAGAGGGCCGGGCTGTTTGAGGACATCCTACAGCGCCTGGACAGCCTCCCCAGGAACAGGGACATCTGTATCCACGGCCTGAGCCTGCTCTGGGCCCTGCTGGCAGACG CTGTCATCGTGAACAAGGCCCCCTTGGAGAGAGCCCCGGCTCTTGTCGCTGAGGTGCTGGCCACCTTCCCCCAGGATGCAGAGATGGCGGAAGCCGGCTGTTCGGTTCTGTGGCTGCTGTCCTTGCTGG GCTGCATCCAGGAGCAGGAGTGCGCGGAAGTGGCGGACCTGCTCCTGCGGAGCGTGCAGCTGTGCCAGGACCGAGTCCTGCTGCTGAACAATGCCTACCGCGGGCTGGCCAGCCTCGCCAAGGTGTCCG AGCTGGCGGCCCTGCAGGTGGTGATGCCTAGGGAGAGCGGCAGTGGCCTGGACCTCATCCTGGAGACGTACCAGCTGCACCGCGACGACCCGGAGGTGGTGGAGAGCATGTGCCTGCTGCTGGCCCACCTGGCCGCGTACA AGGAGATCCTGTCTGAGCTGGCGTGCAGCAGCATCCAGCCCCTGGTCGTGGAGATCCACGGACGCTTCACCTCCAGCCTG GAGCTTGTTTCTTACGCAGCCAGCGTGCTCCGCAGACTGGAGGCGGCCGCCCAGTCCAGCTTTGAGGGCAGCCGGTAG
- the SURF4 gene encoding surfeit locus protein 4 — translation MGQNDLMGTAEDFADQFLRVTKQYLPHVARLCLISTFLEDGIRMWFQWGEQRDYIDTTWGCGYLLASSFVFLNLLGQLTGCILVLSRNFVQYACFGLFGIIALQTIAYSILWDLKFLMRNLALGGGLLLLLAESRSEGKSMFAGVPTVRESSPRQYMQLGGRVLLVLMFMTLLHFDASFFSILQNIVGTALMILVAIGFKTKLAALTLVVWLFAINVYFNAFWTIPVYKPMHDFLKYDFFQTMSVIGGLLLVVALGPGGVSMDEKKKEW, via the exons ATGGGCCAGAACGACCTGATGGGCACGGCCGAGGACTTCGCCGACCAG TTCCTGCGCGTCACGAAGCAGTACCTGCCGCACGTGGCGCGCCTCTGCCTGATCAGCACGTTCCTGGAGGACGGCATCCGCATGTGGTTCCAGTGGGGCGAGCAGCGGGACTACATCGACACCACCTGGGGCTGCGGCTACCTGCTGGCCTCCTCCTTCGTCTTCCTCAACCTGCTCGGGCAGCTGA CCGGCTGCATCCTGGTGCTGAGCAGGAACTTCGTGCAGTACGCCTGCTTCGGGCTCTTTGGCATCATCGCACTGCAG ACGATCGCCTACAGCATTTTGTGGGACTTGAAGTTTTTGATGAG GAACCTGGCCCTGGGAGgcggcttgctgctgctgctggctgaGTCCCGCTCCGAGGGCAAGAGCATGTTCGCGGGCGTGCCCACCGTGCGCGAGAGCTCCCCCCGGCAGTACATGCAGCTCGGGGGCCGCGTCCTGCTGGTGCTGATGTTCATGACGCTGCTCCACTTCGACGCCAGCTTCTTCTCG ATCCTCCAGAACATCGTGGGCACGGCTCTGATGATTTTGGTGGCCATCGGCTTTAAAACCAAGCTGGCCGCCTTGACTCTTGTCGTCTGGCTGTTTGCCATCAACGTGTACTTCAACGCCTTCTGGACCATTCCCGTCTATAAGCCCATGCACGACTTCCTCAAGTACGACTTCTTCCAGACCATGTCGGTGATTGGAGGCTTGCTCCTGGTGGTGGCCCTGGGCCCCGGGGGCGTGTCCATGGAcgagaagaagaaagaatggtAA